The genomic DNA AGCCCGGCGGATGGAGCGCAGGATTCGGTCGAGCAGGGTCCATTCCAGCCCTTCCTCCAGGATGAGGCCGAGCGAGAGATAGAGAGGGCGCGCCCCCGAGACGACCAGGTCGTTGACGGTCCCGTTGACGGCCAGCGTGCCGATGTCTCCGCCGGGGAAGACGGGAGGATCGACGACGTAGCTGTCGGTCGTGAAGGCGAATCCTTCCGGCAGGCGGCCGGCATCGAGCAGCGGCGCCAGCAGCGGATTGCGGAAGGCGGGAAGAATCCGGCCCGAGATGAAGTCGCGCATCGCCTTGCCGCCGTTTCCGAGGTCGAGTCCGATCCTGTCGGTGGTCATTATTTCCGTCCATATTTATAGAATGCCAGGCAGGCGCCTTCGAACGAAACCATGCAGGGGCCGTGGGGCAGGTCGGGCCGGCAGGCCCGGCCGAAAAGGGGGCATCCGGGGGGCTCGATGATCCCCTTCAGGACGTCGCCGCAGCGGCATCCGGGCAGGTCGGCCGCCGGACCGCCCAAAGCCAGGCCGAACCGGTGTTCAGCGTCCTGGGCGGCGTACTCGCTCCGGAGCCGAAGGCCGCTCTTCGGGATCAGGCCGAGCCCGCGCCAGACGGCGTCTTTCTCCGTCAGGATCTCGGCCATGACGGCCCGCGCCAGCGGATTTCCGTCGGGACCGACGACGCGGGCATAAGCGTTACCCACCCGGGGCTTGCCTTCGGCCATCTGTTCCAGGATGGAAAGGACGCCCAGGAGGATGTCGGCCGGCTCGAATCCGGCGATGGCGCCCGGCAAGCCGAATTCCTCGGCCACGAAATCGTAGGCCCGGGGGCCGATCACGGCCGAGACATGGCCGGGGTAGAGAAAGCCCGAGATCCGGGCGTCTTTGGCTTGCAGGATGGCCCGCAGCGGGGGAGGGATGATCCAGAGGGCCGTCAGAACGGTGTAGTTGGCGATTTTCTCCCGGGCCGCCCGGCGCGCCGTCAAGGCGATGGCCGGAATGGTCGTCTCGAACCCGGCCCCGAAAAACACGACCTCTTTGTCGGGGTGGCGGCGGGCCAGATCAAGGGATTCCCGCGGCGAATAGACCACTCGGACCGACGACCCCTGGGCCGGCGCGGCGCTCTGCAGCGAGCCGCGCCTGGTCGGCACCCGGGTCATGTCGCCGAAGGCGGCTAGGATCAAGTCCTCCCGCTCCGACACCAGGCTCAACGCGGCCTCGTGGACGTCGTTGGGCGTGATGCAGACCGGGCAGCCCGGCCCCGCCACCAGCTCGATTCCGGCCTCGCCAAGCCGGCTCTTGAGGCCGCTGCGATGAACGGCCATGGTGTGAGTGCCGCAGACTTCCATCAGGCGGCAAGGCCCCGGGATCGTTTCACGAATCGAGGTTGCGCGGCGCAGCAGGGCCTCGATCGTGGTTCGATCCTGGTAAGGGTCGGCTTTGGGCATGTCAGGAGAGGAACGAGGCGTCTTTGGCGGCAATCTCGCGCAGCAGCTCGAGCGTTTTTTGGGCTTCCTCGTCGTCCAGGCGGGAAATGGCAAACCCGGCGTGGAGGATGACCCAGTCGCCGATCCGGGGATCGTCGATGAGGGCGAAATCGGCCGCCACCCGGGTTCCCAGGTGATCGACGCGTCCGGTTTTGAAGGCGGAATCGAGCTCGATGATTTTCGACGGAATGCCCAGGCACATGGCGGACCTCTCGCCGATAGAGTAGCAGAAGTGGCCGCTATAGTCTACCAAATCTGTCGGAAATGCGGTTGACCCGGGAGGGGGGGACGACCTATAATGGCGTCCATGCTCGACGCTTGGAAGGGCTTTCTCGAACCCGGGAGCGAGGCCGAGGCTCTGGCCGCAAAGCTCGATCCCGGCCGCCTGCCGGCCCATGTCGCCGTCATCATGGACGGCAACGGCCGCTGGGCCAAAGAGAAAGGCCGGCCCCGCGTGGACGGGCATCGGGCGGCGATCAAGTCGGTCAAGGAGATCGTGGAGACGGCGGCCCGCACGGGCATCCGGGTGCTCTCCCTATATGCTTTCTCCCAGGAGAATTGGAAGAGGCCCCGGCGCGAGGTTGCGACCCTGTTTCGGGTCCTGGAACAGTACCTCATCAAGGAAGACAAGATTCTGATCGACAACGATTTGCGCCTGAAAGTGCTGGGCCGGAGGGAAGGCTTGCCCGCCAGCCTGGTCCGCCAGCTCGACCGGGTCGAGGCCGTGACCGCTTCGAACCGTCGGATGACGGTCGGCCTGGCCCTCAATTACGGCGCCCGGACCGAGATCGTGGACGCGGTCAGGGACATCCTGCGCGACGGCCGCCTCAAGCCCGAGGATGTCGACGAGGCCGAATTCGCCCGCCATCTCTACACCGCCGGCCTGCCCGACCCCGATCTTCTGATCCGGACGAGCGGCGAGCTGCGGATCTCCAACTTCCTGCTCTGGCAGATCGCTTATGCGGAGATTTGGGTCACACCGGTCTTCTGGCCGGATTTCCGCAAGGTCCACTTCTTTCAGGCTTTGCTCGATTACCAATCCCGCAACCGCCGCTTCGGCGACGTCCGATCCGCCCGATGAGCGACCGCCAGCGGACTCCCACGGCCCTTTTCCTGCTGGCCATTCTGCTGTCCGTCGTCCAATGGGCCCCGGCTTGGGGCTTCTTCGCCGCCGTTCAATTCTTTATCCTGGCCGCCCTGTGGGAATTCTACAACCTGGCCCGCCGCCGCCGGCTCCGCCCCCAACGGCTGATCGGCCTGGCCACGGCCCTCATGATCAGCGCCTCGTTCCTGTTCCCGCGATTTCCCCTGGCCCTGGCTCTGTTCCTCGGGCTTCTCGCGGCCGGGGCCTATTTTCTGGCCTCCGTCGACAGCGTCGAGAAGCTGGCCGTCTTCCCTTCGGGCATCGCCCTGACCTTTTTCGGCGCCGTCTATGTCGCCTTGCCCATGAACTACCTCTACTGGATCCGGGTCGGGGAAGGGAAGGACGGGATTTATTTCCTCTTTCTGGTCATCTTTCTGGGCGACACGGGCGCCTACCTGATCGGTAAAACCCTGGGCCGGCATAAAATGGCACCGCTGGCCAGCCCCAAAAAAACATGGGAGGGGGCCGTCGGAGGCCTCGTCTTCGCCCTGGCCGGCTCCGTAGCCGTCCGGTTTCTCCTGCTGCCGTATATCGGGCTTCTGGCCGCGGCGTCCTGCGGAGTCGTCGTCCATGCCGTGGCCCAGATGAGCGATCCCTTGGAGTCTCTGTTCAAGCGGGCTGCCGGGGTCAAGGATTCCTCCAACCTCCTGCCCGGCCACGGCGGCTTTCTCGACCGGGTGGACAGCTTCCTGCTCGCGGCTCCGTTTTTCTATTATTTCGTCCGACTCTTCTGGAAATAACGATCGATGCGGGCTATCGCCGTCCTCGGCTCGACCGGATCCATCGGCCTTTCCACCCTCGACGTCGTCCGCCGCCGGCCGAAATCATTCCGGATCGCGGCCCTGGCGGCCGGGACGAACTTGGCGCTTCTGGCGGCCCAGATTGAGGAGTTCCGGCCCGGCTTCGTGTCCCTAGCCCGGCCCGAAGACGCGGGGCGCTTGCGGGCGCTTCTTGGCCGCCGGAGGGTCGAGATCGGCGTCGGCCCGGAAGGCGCGGAAGAGGCCGCATCCCGGCCCGAGGCCGGCCTGGTCGTTTCGGCCATCACCGGAATCGCCGGGTTGCGCCCGACCCTGGCGGCAATCCGGGCCGG from Candidatus Aminicenantes bacterium includes the following:
- the hypD gene encoding hydrogenase formation protein HypD, giving the protein MPKADPYQDRTTIEALLRRATSIRETIPGPCRLMEVCGTHTMAVHRSGLKSRLGEAGIELVAGPGCPVCITPNDVHEAALSLVSEREDLILAAFGDMTRVPTRRGSLQSAAPAQGSSVRVVYSPRESLDLARRHPDKEVVFFGAGFETTIPAIALTARRAAREKIANYTVLTALWIIPPPLRAILQAKDARISGFLYPGHVSAVIGPRAYDFVAEEFGLPGAIAGFEPADILLGVLSILEQMAEGKPRVGNAYARVVGPDGNPLARAVMAEILTEKDAVWRGLGLIPKSGLRLRSEYAAQDAEHRFGLALGGPAADLPGCRCGDVLKGIIEPPGCPLFGRACRPDLPHGPCMVSFEGACLAFYKYGRK
- a CDS encoding HypC/HybG/HupF family hydrogenase formation chaperone, yielding MCLGIPSKIIELDSAFKTGRVDHLGTRVAADFALIDDPRIGDWVILHAGFAISRLDDEEAQKTLELLREIAAKDASFLS
- a CDS encoding isoprenyl transferase, which translates into the protein MLDAWKGFLEPGSEAEALAAKLDPGRLPAHVAVIMDGNGRWAKEKGRPRVDGHRAAIKSVKEIVETAARTGIRVLSLYAFSQENWKRPRREVATLFRVLEQYLIKEDKILIDNDLRLKVLGRREGLPASLVRQLDRVEAVTASNRRMTVGLALNYGARTEIVDAVRDILRDGRLKPEDVDEAEFARHLYTAGLPDPDLLIRTSGELRISNFLLWQIAYAEIWVTPVFWPDFRKVHFFQALLDYQSRNRRFGDVRSAR
- a CDS encoding phosphatidate cytidylyltransferase, translating into MSDRQRTPTALFLLAILLSVVQWAPAWGFFAAVQFFILAALWEFYNLARRRRLRPQRLIGLATALMISASFLFPRFPLALALFLGLLAAGAYFLASVDSVEKLAVFPSGIALTFFGAVYVALPMNYLYWIRVGEGKDGIYFLFLVIFLGDTGAYLIGKTLGRHKMAPLASPKKTWEGAVGGLVFALAGSVAVRFLLLPYIGLLAAASCGVVVHAVAQMSDPLESLFKRAAGVKDSSNLLPGHGGFLDRVDSFLLAAPFFYYFVRLFWK